The DNA segment GAGGCTCGCCATCAAGGGTGCCAAGGCGGTCTATCAGAAGCAGCGCGAGGCGCTGAAGGTCAAGTATCTCAAAATAGCCGAGGAGGTCGGTGGAGGTGAGTGAAATGGAAATAATGGCGGGCATAATGCGCGACCACATCCTCGCGCTCCTCAAGGAAGGCAAGCGCGTGGACGGCCGCGGCCTTGAAGACTACAGGGACCTCGAAATCAAGGTCAACGTCATCGAGAAGGCCGAGGGCTCCGCATGGGTCAGGCTCGGCAACACCCAGGTTCTCGTGGGCGTGAAGGTCGACATGGGAGAGCCCTTCCCCGACCTCCCGGACAGGGGCGTCATAACGACCAACGTGGAGCTCGTCCCCCTTGCCTCCCCGAGCTTTGAGCCCGGTCCGCCTGACGAGAACGCCATAGAACTCGCCCGTGTGGTTGACAGGGGTATAAGGGAGAGCCAGGCAGTTGAGCTTGAGAAGCTCGTCATAGTTCCGGGCAAGCTCGTCCGCGTCGTTTTCATAGACGTACACGTCCTCGACCACGACGGCAACCTCCTCGACGCGAGCGGCATCGGCGCGATAGCGGCCCTGCTCAGCACCAGGATGCCGAAGGTGGTCTACAATGAGGAGACCGACGAGGTCGAGGTTCTCGACGAGTACGAGCCCCTCCCGGTCAGGAGGATACCGATACCGGTTACCATGGCCAAGATCGGTTCGAACATCCTCGTTGACCCGAACCTCGATGAGGAGCGCGTCATGGACGGCAGGATAATCGTAACCACCGACGAAAACGCCATGATATCCTCCGTCCAGAAGAGTGAGGGCGGTTCG comes from the Thermococcus celericrescens genome and includes:
- the rrp42 gene encoding exosome complex protein Rrp42, producing MEIMAGIMRDHILALLKEGKRVDGRGLEDYRDLEIKVNVIEKAEGSAWVRLGNTQVLVGVKVDMGEPFPDLPDRGVITTNVELVPLASPSFEPGPPDENAIELARVVDRGIRESQAVELEKLVIVPGKLVRVVFIDVHVLDHDGNLLDASGIGAIAALLSTRMPKVVYNEETDEVEVLDEYEPLPVRRIPIPVTMAKIGSNILVDPNLDEERVMDGRIIVTTDENAMISSVQKSEGGSFKLEEVMYAVDTAIKKAAEIREKVLEAVKAE